Proteins found in one Brachypodium distachyon strain Bd21 chromosome 5, Brachypodium_distachyon_v3.0, whole genome shotgun sequence genomic segment:
- the LOC100846170 gene encoding uncharacterized protein LOC100846170 isoform X1, producing MNRVRSEDLAVDRAIDRYGIHEVGGPLLVGGVDLLNTRTGLFCDNGLRHILTDEQRFRAYLEFREQAFQIAVTELMSGAESTVDMFLSIAADRQQFGSHLVEYMLPCTRHDGISSIFVQSAIDRDGPNGSEAEKLFCRVLYALQRYFALRRLLVKLDFIQLSSDPEDVIKRLKSSIRCPELREDELSFSLKSHMNFLKKYVEKKMDPAYSISEYENLALKKINSELSSELQKHLDLHDWRLMQQYYDRMKLRRLARECAIQAQMTGTIIIGEALPIRKHGKENILSANLEEKLPLFKEAVKQSLNGYISRIQQKFRSGAGRPLPLLFLGTFTTIATWGIKTER from the exons ATGAATCGCGTGCGGTCAGAAGATCTTGCAGTCGATA GAGCGATCGATCGGTACGGAATTCATGAGGTGGGAGGGCCTCTGCTAGTCGGTGGGGTTGATTTGCTCAACACACGAACTGGCCTCTTCTGTGATAACGGGTTGCGCCACATCCTCACCGATGAGCAGCGCTTTCGAGCTTATTTGGAATTCCGCGAGCAGGCGTTCCAAATCGCCGTGACTGAACTGATGTCTGGAGCGGAATCAACT GTTGATATGTTTCTATCAATTGCCGCGGATAGACAGCAATTCGGTAGCCATCTTGTTGAGTACATGTTGCCCTGCACGAGGCATGATGGGATTTCCTCCATCTTCGTGCAATCCGCCATTGACCGTGATGGACCTAATGGATCTGAG GCTGAAAAGTTGTTTTGCCGAGTATTGTATGCTCTTCAGAGATATTTTGCACTCCGAAGACTTCTTGTGAAGCTTGACTTTATTCAG TTGAGTAGTGATCCTGAAGATGTTATAAAAAGgcttaaatcttcaattaGATGCCCAGAGCTGCGAGAAGACGAGCTAAGCTTTTCTTTAAAG AGTCATATGAACTTTCTGAAGAAATATGTGGAGAAGAAAATGGACCCTGCATACAGCATATCTGAG TATGAAAATTTAGCTTTGAAGAAGATCAATTCAGAGCTGAGTTCAGAATTACAGAAGCATTTGGATCTCCATGATTGG AGGCTTATGCAGCAATACTATGACCGTATGAAATTAAGGAGGCTCGCAAGAGAGTGTGCTATTCAAGCACAAATGACTGGAACTATTATTATTGGAGAG GCTCTGCCTATAAGAAAGCATGGCAAGGAAAATATTCTATCTGCAAATCTGGAAGAGAAGTTACCTTTATTTAAAGAAGCAGTGAAACAGTCACTTAATGGTTACATCAGTAGAATACAACAGAAGTTCAGGAGTGGAGCCGGTAGGCCGTTGCCATTGCTATTTCTCGGTACATTTACAACGATTGCAACATGGGGCATC
- the LOC100846170 gene encoding uncharacterized protein LOC100846170 isoform X3, whose product MNRVRSEDLAVDRAIDRYGIHEVGGPLLVGGVDLLNTRTGLFCDNGLRHILTDEQRFRAYLEFREQAFQIAVTELMSGAESTVDMFLSIAADRQQFGSHLVEYMLPCTRHDGISSIFVQSAIDRDGPNGSEAEKLFCRVLYALQRYFALRRLLVKLDFIQLSSDPEDVIKRLKSSIRCPELREDELSFSLKSHMNFLKKYVEKKMDPAYSISEYENLALKKINSELSSELQKHLDLHDWALPIRKHGKENILSANLEEKLPLFKEAVKQSLNGYISRIQQKFRSGAGRPLPLLFLGTFTTIATWGIKTER is encoded by the exons ATGAATCGCGTGCGGTCAGAAGATCTTGCAGTCGATA GAGCGATCGATCGGTACGGAATTCATGAGGTGGGAGGGCCTCTGCTAGTCGGTGGGGTTGATTTGCTCAACACACGAACTGGCCTCTTCTGTGATAACGGGTTGCGCCACATCCTCACCGATGAGCAGCGCTTTCGAGCTTATTTGGAATTCCGCGAGCAGGCGTTCCAAATCGCCGTGACTGAACTGATGTCTGGAGCGGAATCAACT GTTGATATGTTTCTATCAATTGCCGCGGATAGACAGCAATTCGGTAGCCATCTTGTTGAGTACATGTTGCCCTGCACGAGGCATGATGGGATTTCCTCCATCTTCGTGCAATCCGCCATTGACCGTGATGGACCTAATGGATCTGAG GCTGAAAAGTTGTTTTGCCGAGTATTGTATGCTCTTCAGAGATATTTTGCACTCCGAAGACTTCTTGTGAAGCTTGACTTTATTCAG TTGAGTAGTGATCCTGAAGATGTTATAAAAAGgcttaaatcttcaattaGATGCCCAGAGCTGCGAGAAGACGAGCTAAGCTTTTCTTTAAAG AGTCATATGAACTTTCTGAAGAAATATGTGGAGAAGAAAATGGACCCTGCATACAGCATATCTGAG TATGAAAATTTAGCTTTGAAGAAGATCAATTCAGAGCTGAGTTCAGAATTACAGAAGCATTTGGATCTCCATGATTGG GCTCTGCCTATAAGAAAGCATGGCAAGGAAAATATTCTATCTGCAAATCTGGAAGAGAAGTTACCTTTATTTAAAGAAGCAGTGAAACAGTCACTTAATGGTTACATCAGTAGAATACAACAGAAGTTCAGGAGTGGAGCCGGTAGGCCGTTGCCATTGCTATTTCTCGGTACATTTACAACGATTGCAACATGGGGCATC
- the LOC100846170 gene encoding uncharacterized protein LOC100846170 isoform X2 gives MNRVRSEDLAVDRAIDRYGIHEVGGPLLVGGVDLLNTRTGLFCDNGLRHILTDEQRFRAYLEFREQAFQIAVTELMSGAESTVDMFLSIAADRQQFGSHLVEYMLPCTRHDGISSIFVQSAIDRDGPNGSEAEKLFCRVLYALQRYFALRRLLVKLDFIQSHMNFLKKYVEKKMDPAYSISEYENLALKKINSELSSELQKHLDLHDWRLMQQYYDRMKLRRLARECAIQAQMTGTIIIGEALPIRKHGKENILSANLEEKLPLFKEAVKQSLNGYISRIQQKFRSGAGRPLPLLFLGTFTTIATWGIKTER, from the exons ATGAATCGCGTGCGGTCAGAAGATCTTGCAGTCGATA GAGCGATCGATCGGTACGGAATTCATGAGGTGGGAGGGCCTCTGCTAGTCGGTGGGGTTGATTTGCTCAACACACGAACTGGCCTCTTCTGTGATAACGGGTTGCGCCACATCCTCACCGATGAGCAGCGCTTTCGAGCTTATTTGGAATTCCGCGAGCAGGCGTTCCAAATCGCCGTGACTGAACTGATGTCTGGAGCGGAATCAACT GTTGATATGTTTCTATCAATTGCCGCGGATAGACAGCAATTCGGTAGCCATCTTGTTGAGTACATGTTGCCCTGCACGAGGCATGATGGGATTTCCTCCATCTTCGTGCAATCCGCCATTGACCGTGATGGACCTAATGGATCTGAG GCTGAAAAGTTGTTTTGCCGAGTATTGTATGCTCTTCAGAGATATTTTGCACTCCGAAGACTTCTTGTGAAGCTTGACTTTATTCAG AGTCATATGAACTTTCTGAAGAAATATGTGGAGAAGAAAATGGACCCTGCATACAGCATATCTGAG TATGAAAATTTAGCTTTGAAGAAGATCAATTCAGAGCTGAGTTCAGAATTACAGAAGCATTTGGATCTCCATGATTGG AGGCTTATGCAGCAATACTATGACCGTATGAAATTAAGGAGGCTCGCAAGAGAGTGTGCTATTCAAGCACAAATGACTGGAACTATTATTATTGGAGAG GCTCTGCCTATAAGAAAGCATGGCAAGGAAAATATTCTATCTGCAAATCTGGAAGAGAAGTTACCTTTATTTAAAGAAGCAGTGAAACAGTCACTTAATGGTTACATCAGTAGAATACAACAGAAGTTCAGGAGTGGAGCCGGTAGGCCGTTGCCATTGCTATTTCTCGGTACATTTACAACGATTGCAACATGGGGCATC